One Archangium violaceum genomic window, GCGGCTGTTCCTCACCTCCATTCCCACAGGGCAACTGTCCCCGGAGCGGATGCTGACGCTGGTACGCCGGCACTGGGGGATTGAGAACGGGCCCAACTGGACAGCGGACGTGGTGCTGGAGGAGGACAGCGCCTCGCCCAGCCTGCGAGGCAATGCACCCCTGGTGCTCAGCTGGCTGCGTTTGCTGGCCTACAACCTGCTGGCCCTGGTGCGCACGCACCTGCCGACTCGCGACAAACGGCCCCAAAGCTTCGCACGCACCATGGAGGTGCTCTACCAGGGCCTGTTGGGTCTGGCCGTGCTGCCCGAGAGTCTGGCCACACTTGCCTGAGCGCCCGCCAGCTGCTCCCGCTCCGGCCTTCCCGCGCCTCTTCTCCCCTGGCTGTTCGGCCTGTGTACCTTCACTCCTGTCCTTCCACGGCGCCCCTCTTTCAGGCGCCGTCCGGAGGGATGCTCCCTCTTTGCCTGTGAATGTCTGGACTTGCTCTCCGCCTCTTCAAAACCTCTCCTATGGACTTTGGATCAATCCTGGGATGCGAGCGGGGCCCTGACCTAGAGCCGAGGGCCCCGCCGGAATTCAACGTCTACATCTGCTCGAGCCGGAATTGCTGGCAGTCGTTGTTGGACCAGGTCCACTGCTGGATGTTGCCGCCGTCGACGTTGCCGGTGCCGTAGCAATCGGCCGCGTCGATCACCTTCCCGCTGTGGCGCGCCTCGAACCTGTACCAGCCACTCCCCAGGGAGACGGACTTGAACTGCTGGTTGGTGGCGCCGGTGGAGGTCCACTGATGGAGGTTGGCGCCGTCGGAGGCGCTCGGACCGGCGACGTCGAGCACCTTGCCGCTATAGCGAGAGACGATCCGGTAGTACCCGTTGTCGGTCGCCTGGAGTGCCCATTGCTGGCTGGAGCCGGTGTGGCAGCTCCACTGGTGGATGTTGGCGCCGTCGGCGGTGCTCGGACCGGCGACATCCAGGCACCGGCCAGTCGCCTTGTTGATGATGCGATACCAGGTGCCTCCGCCGGAGCTCCCGCCCCACTTGAACGAGGCCACCGACCGCGGTGGGAGCGTGTAATCGAAGGACTGGCCGGCCCAACGCACCTTGAAGGTCAGGGAGCTGCCGTCATTGGAGTTCAGCGCGATCAGCGCCAGCGAACCATCCGGGTTCTTGAAGGCGACGGTCTGGATGCCGCCGTCGGCCTGGGTCGTCGAGTCGATGCGAACCGCGCCGGTCCGCACCACCTTCGCCAGATGCGCCCAGGCGTAGTAGTCCTCGTTCTTGGTGTAGGTGCCCGTGCTGTTGTTCACGGTGAGCATGCCACGGCAGTTGTCGCAGCCGCCCACTCTCGGGCCATGGTTCGGATCGAGCGCGATGTTCCAGTACAGCGAGCTCCGGGCCCAGTTCCGCAGTGGCCCAAGGATGTTGTTCTGGAGCTCCCACTCCAGGTTCCCGGCCTGGCTCGTCGCCCAGCCGCCGCCGGAGCACTCGGTGAAGTGGATCTCCTTGTCCGGGTAGGCGTTGTGGAAGGTGGTCTGGACGCTGTAGCTGCCTTCGGGGCTCTCGTAGCAGTGATAGGCCACGCCAGCCACCGCCGAGCGGGCCTGGCTGTTGTTGTGGCTCATCACCTCATGGGGGAAGCCGGCGGGGCCGCCATTGTCGTACCAGTTGTGATCCCAGCCGATGATCTTGACCGAACCGAACCCGGCGTTGTTCAGCGCGGGCCGGAGGT contains:
- a CDS encoding RICIN domain-containing protein is translated as MGSSRSRSKKSHLAAVVLVCALPPASAMAAGESVQVWLTTTSGNSLSKRLSAEPSRTFGPESGTSTAITINEAATYQTIDGFGGALTDSSAWLIYNSPQRNAIMNDLFSIGGGAGYNMVRLPMGASDFSRNSYTYDDTCCDLNDFSVGHDTAYIIPLLQQARQINPELKIMALPWSAPAWMKFNNSLNGGGYLRNDLYGTYANYFVRFLQAYNSYGVPIHAVSMQNEPHNANGTYPTMQMEASDQSNFAAQNLRPALNNAGFGSVKIIGWDHNWYDNGGPAGFPHEVMSHNNSQARSAVAGVAYHCYESPEGSYSVQTTFHNAYPDKEIHFTECSGGGWATSQAGNLEWELQNNILGPLRNWARSSLYWNIALDPNHGPRVGGCDNCRGMLTVNNSTGTYTKNEDYYAWAHLAKVVRTGAVRIDSTTQADGGIQTVAFKNPDGSLALIALNSNDGSSLTFKVRWAGQSFDYTLPPRSVASFKWGGSSGGGTWYRIINKATGRCLDVAGPSTADGANIHQWSCHTGSSQQWALQATDNGYYRIVSRYSGKVLDVAGPSASDGANLHQWTSTGATNQQFKSVSLGSGWYRFEARHSGKVIDAADCYGTGNVDGGNIQQWTWSNNDCQQFRLEQM